The Bacteroidia bacterium genome includes a window with the following:
- a CDS encoding bifunctional UDP-N-acetylmuramoyl-tripeptide:D-alanyl-D-alanine ligase/alanine racemase, whose protein sequence is MSFSYNSTQFAAALQGEWIGQTLPQEELHFVITDSRNYVQQPGGAFFAIKGDRFDGHKFCKELAFKGQKVFVVSKVLDLPKGCCQLLVKDTLIALQELAAVHRSAFRGKVIGITGSNGKTIVKEWLYELLSLQFKTYKSPKSFNSQIGVALALLNADIDCEFYLIEAGVSQKGEMQKLAKMIQPEIGVFTHLGSAHSEGFSSDKDKFFEKCMLFEHTQKVFLQDEIQFKKAFPYRAEILLVGTDFSSDYLFAFYENSFTVKTLTKSWNFDYHHKDAITKTNMSMALAVALELGVDSKKILGKPDKLQTPAMRLELLEGYHNCTIINDTWTNDTDALNAAIDFLIQQKKQSKTTLVLSDFPDGTGNDAYKKAAEVINNKGLDMFVGVGNVWQEMQNLIHAKTKFVFSDTAELLSNMQHLPFVDMAILIKGSRKYQLELLASRLQLKTHETTLEINLDNLAHNFHFLKNILRPETKIMAMVKAFAYGSGDYEVAKLLEHHRVDYLAVAFVDEGVSLRNSGIKVPILVLNPELGDIDKYVEYALEPAVGSFSQLEAFASAGQQIKVHVELDTGMHRLGFQSFERELLINKLKEIKGLTVQGIFTHLAAADESIEDSKTQKQISDFEEYSRFLIQQLDCHPILHISNSAGTIRFKEAGGDMVRLGIALYGIDPSGVLNKNLKNVFTFKTHITQIKTIKAGEGVGYGFHNQENQARKIAVIAVGYADGFNRKFSQRNHYVLIHGHQAQVIGNVCMDMTMVDVTEISCEEGDSVLLFGEDLSVHSWAEKLDTIPYEILTSISQRVRRIFISEN, encoded by the coding sequence ATGTCATTTTCTTATAATTCGACTCAATTCGCAGCAGCGTTACAGGGTGAATGGATAGGGCAAACCCTCCCTCAAGAAGAATTGCATTTTGTGATAACGGATAGTCGTAATTATGTTCAGCAACCTGGAGGAGCTTTTTTTGCCATAAAAGGTGACAGGTTTGATGGACATAAATTTTGTAAAGAGTTAGCATTCAAGGGGCAAAAAGTCTTTGTAGTATCTAAGGTTTTAGATTTGCCCAAAGGGTGCTGTCAATTGTTGGTCAAAGATACGTTAATTGCATTACAGGAGTTGGCTGCCGTACATCGTAGTGCATTTAGAGGCAAGGTGATAGGGATTACAGGAAGCAATGGGAAAACTATTGTGAAGGAATGGTTGTACGAATTGCTGTCTTTACAATTCAAAACCTATAAAAGTCCTAAGAGTTTTAACAGTCAGATTGGCGTAGCACTTGCACTACTGAATGCAGATATTGACTGTGAATTTTATTTGATTGAAGCAGGTGTTTCTCAAAAGGGAGAGATGCAAAAACTTGCCAAGATGATTCAACCTGAAATTGGGGTTTTTACACACCTTGGCTCGGCTCACAGTGAGGGTTTTAGCTCGGATAAGGACAAATTTTTCGAAAAATGTATGTTGTTTGAACACACCCAAAAAGTGTTTTTGCAAGATGAAATACAATTTAAGAAAGCGTTTCCTTATCGTGCAGAAATACTTTTGGTAGGAACCGATTTTTCATCTGATTACCTCTTTGCATTTTATGAAAATTCATTTACAGTCAAAACATTAACTAAATCTTGGAATTTTGATTACCACCATAAGGATGCAATCACTAAAACCAATATGAGTATGGCTTTGGCTGTTGCACTTGAGTTAGGTGTTGATTCAAAAAAAATATTAGGTAAGCCTGATAAATTGCAAACACCTGCCATGCGATTAGAATTATTAGAAGGCTATCATAATTGCACTATAATCAATGATACATGGACGAATGACACGGATGCGCTGAATGCAGCTATTGATTTTCTAATTCAACAAAAAAAACAATCAAAGACAACTTTGGTGCTATCTGATTTCCCTGATGGAACAGGAAACGATGCATATAAAAAAGCAGCCGAAGTGATAAATAATAAAGGCTTGGACATGTTTGTGGGTGTTGGAAATGTATGGCAGGAAATGCAAAATTTAATTCATGCAAAAACTAAATTTGTCTTTTCTGATACAGCCGAACTCTTGAGCAATATGCAGCATTTGCCTTTTGTTGACATGGCGATTTTAATCAAAGGCAGTCGTAAGTACCAATTGGAGTTACTGGCTTCACGACTCCAACTCAAAACACATGAGACTACATTAGAAATCAACCTCGATAACTTAGCTCATAACTTTCACTTTTTAAAGAACATCTTAAGACCGGAAACAAAGATTATGGCGATGGTCAAAGCATTTGCTTATGGTAGTGGAGATTATGAAGTTGCAAAACTTCTTGAGCATCATCGAGTTGATTATTTAGCAGTAGCCTTTGTAGATGAAGGAGTTTCGCTTCGTAATTCGGGTATTAAAGTCCCTATATTAGTGCTAAACCCTGAGTTGGGGGACATTGATAAATATGTTGAATATGCTTTGGAGCCTGCTGTAGGTTCCTTCTCGCAATTAGAAGCCTTTGCAAGTGCCGGACAACAAATCAAGGTTCATGTTGAGTTGGACACAGGTATGCACCGTTTAGGGTTTCAATCCTTTGAAAGAGAATTGCTTATAAATAAACTCAAGGAAATCAAAGGTTTGACAGTACAAGGAATTTTTACTCACCTTGCCGCTGCGGATGAGAGTATTGAAGATAGCAAAACGCAAAAACAAATTTCGGATTTTGAGGAGTATAGTCGGTTTCTAATACAACAATTAGATTGTCATCCAATATTGCACATCAGCAATTCTGCAGGTACAATCAGGTTCAAAGAAGCAGGTGGAGATATGGTGAGACTGGGCATTGCCTTATATGGTATTGACCCTTCGGGCGTATTGAATAAAAATCTTAAAAATGTCTTTACTTTTAAAACCCACATCACTCAAATTAAGACAATCAAAGCGGGTGAAGGGGTAGGTTATGGATTTCATAACCAAGAGAATCAAGCCCGAAAGATAGCAGTCATTGCAGTAGGTTATGCAGATGGATTTAATAGAAAGTTTAGTCAACGCAATCACTATGTGCTGATTCATGGTCATCAAGCACAGGTTATAGGAAATGTATGTATGGATATGACAATGGTTGATGTAACTGAAATATCATGTGAAGAGGGGGATAGTGTTTTGCTTTTTGGCGAAGATCTGTCAGTGCATAGTTGGGCAGAGAAATTAGATACCATTCCTTACGAAATCTTAACTTCTATCAGTCAGAGGGTTCGAAGAATTTTTATATCAGAAAATTAA
- a CDS encoding riboflavin synthase, producing the protein MFTGIIEAIGEVVHIAENQSNLTFTLKSEISKELKIDQSVAHNGVCLTVEEVKGDLYKVTAIKETLTKTNLRYWSIGERVNLERSLTASQRIDGHFVQGHVDTVGICKEIRDENGSWVVVVKYEASSPEFFTVNKGSICLNGVSLTVVESKKSEIQVSIIPYTFEHTNFKHIRIGDYVNIEFDILGKYISALIQNK; encoded by the coding sequence ATGTTCACGGGAATTATTGAAGCAATTGGAGAAGTTGTGCATATTGCAGAAAACCAATCTAACCTTACATTCACATTAAAAAGTGAAATAAGTAAAGAATTAAAAATAGATCAAAGTGTCGCCCATAATGGAGTGTGTTTAACTGTGGAAGAAGTAAAAGGGGACTTGTATAAAGTTACAGCAATTAAAGAAACCTTAACAAAAACAAATTTAAGGTATTGGTCAATTGGAGAGCGGGTAAATTTAGAACGTTCATTAACCGCTTCTCAGAGAATTGACGGACATTTTGTGCAAGGTCATGTTGACACGGTAGGCATTTGTAAAGAAATCAGGGATGAAAATGGAAGCTGGGTGGTAGTTGTAAAATATGAAGCATCAAGCCCTGAGTTCTTTACTGTCAACAAAGGTTCAATTTGCTTAAATGGTGTAAGTCTGACGGTTGTAGAATCAAAAAAAAGCGAAATACAAGTTTCAATCATTCCCTACACCTTTGAACATACAAACTTTAAACACATACGTATCGGTGATTATGTCAATATCGAATTTGATATATTGGGCAAGTATATCAGTGCATTGATTCAAAATAAATAA
- a CDS encoding acyl carrier protein, with protein sequence MSDISTKVKSIIVDKLGVEESEVTTEASFTQDLGADSLDTVELIMEFEKEFNIAIPDEQAEKIQTVGEAVKYIEEHSK encoded by the coding sequence ATGTCAGATATTTCAACAAAAGTAAAGTCAATTATCGTTGACAAACTAGGAGTAGAAGAAAGCGAAGTTACTACTGAAGCAAGCTTCACACAAGATTTAGGAGCAGATTCTTTAGACACTGTAGAGCTTATTATGGAGTTCGAAAAAGAATTCAATATTGCTATTCCTGATGAGCAAGCTGAAAAGATTCAAACTGTAGGCGAAGCAGTAAAATACATCGAAGAACATTCTAAGTAA
- the fabF gene encoding beta-ketoacyl-ACP synthase II: MEKKLKRVVVTGLGALTPIGNDVQSYWTALQNGVSGAGPITRFDASLFKTKFACEIKNFDASNFLDKKDARRMDLFTQYALVSTQEAINDSGLDLEKVNKDRAGVIWGSGIGGLTSFFKEVVEFAKGDGAPRFSPFFIPMMIADIASGYISIRYGFRGPNYTTVSACASSNNALIDAFNLIRLGKADIILSGGSEACVNEPAMGGFNSMKALSERNDDPKTASRPFDKDRDGFVLGEGSAAIILEDLDHALARGAKIYCEMAGGGLTADAHHITAPHPEGLGAQMVMMHALEDAEMHPEEIDYVNVHGTSTPLGDISEVKAVQRVFGEHAYKLNISSTKSMVGHLLGAAGAVEAVAAIFALTKGIIPPTINHFTDDEVFDPKLNFTFNKAQQREVNAVLSNTFGFGGHNVSVIFKKFNP; the protein is encoded by the coding sequence ATGGAGAAAAAGCTGAAAAGAGTAGTTGTTACAGGTCTGGGAGCATTAACCCCCATTGGTAACGATGTTCAATCATATTGGACCGCCTTGCAAAATGGTGTTAGTGGTGCCGGACCTATAACACGCTTTGACGCTTCTCTGTTTAAAACCAAGTTTGCATGCGAAATTAAAAATTTTGATGCATCCAATTTTCTTGACAAGAAAGATGCAAGAAGAATGGATTTGTTTACCCAATATGCTTTAGTTTCCACTCAAGAAGCAATTAATGATTCAGGACTTGATCTTGAAAAGGTAAACAAGGATAGGGCAGGTGTGATTTGGGGCTCAGGCATTGGCGGGTTGACAAGCTTTTTCAAAGAAGTGGTTGAATTTGCCAAAGGTGATGGCGCACCCAGATTTTCACCTTTCTTTATTCCTATGATGATTGCAGATATTGCTTCAGGTTATATTAGTATCAGATATGGGTTTAGGGGGCCAAATTATACAACAGTATCGGCTTGTGCATCATCTAATAATGCGTTAATTGATGCTTTTAATTTAATTCGTTTAGGTAAAGCAGATATCATTCTTTCTGGTGGTTCTGAGGCATGTGTTAATGAACCCGCTATGGGAGGGTTTAACTCTATGAAAGCACTTTCAGAGAGAAATGATGATCCTAAAACAGCGTCAAGACCTTTTGATAAAGATCGTGATGGTTTTGTGTTAGGCGAAGGATCTGCTGCAATTATATTAGAAGATTTAGACCACGCACTTGCACGTGGAGCCAAAATTTATTGTGAAATGGCAGGTGGTGGTTTAACTGCAGATGCGCATCATATTACCGCTCCTCACCCTGAAGGATTAGGGGCTCAAATGGTAATGATGCACGCTTTAGAGGATGCAGAAATGCACCCTGAAGAAATTGATTATGTGAATGTGCATGGAACTTCTACACCTCTTGGTGATATTAGTGAGGTGAAAGCAGTTCAAAGAGTGTTTGGAGAACATGCATATAAATTAAATATCAGCTCCACCAAATCTATGGTTGGACACTTATTGGGAGCTGCCGGTGCAGTAGAAGCTGTGGCTGCAATCTTTGCATTGACTAAAGGTATCATTCCGCCCACTATCAATCACTTTACCGATGATGAAGTGTTTGACCCAAAACTTAATTTTACTTTTAACAAAGCTCAACAAAGAGAGGTTAATGCTGTTCTAAGCAATACCTTTGGCTTTGGCGGACATAATGTTTCCGTTATCTTTAAAAAGTTTAATCCTTAA
- the rnc gene encoding ribonuclease III, producing MSIFSIFSFRKDKKFAKRIKKITGYKPKNLKIYKLAFTHKTTANKIHNKELREDNERLEFLGDAVLDLVCAELLFKHFPYKNEGFLTEMRSKMVSREQLGNIAYKMGLQEIVKFDKSMLGRQSAMHAVGGNALEALIGAVYLDKGYKKTVKFIHERIVDAHLDLIELEKSELSYKGKLLQYAQKVKREVKYEVVKEFKYNGETYFEICVCIDNVEFSREVFSSKKKAEELASKKAFLKIYAEDDDSAIQ from the coding sequence TTGAGTATTTTTTCTATTTTCAGTTTTAGAAAAGATAAAAAATTTGCAAAGCGAATTAAGAAAATTACAGGTTATAAACCCAAAAATCTTAAGATTTATAAGTTAGCGTTTACACACAAAACCACAGCCAATAAAATTCACAATAAAGAATTGCGTGAAGACAATGAAAGGCTTGAGTTTCTTGGTGATGCAGTCTTGGATTTAGTGTGTGCTGAATTGTTATTTAAGCATTTCCCGTATAAAAATGAAGGTTTCTTGACCGAGATGCGTTCAAAAATGGTTAGTAGAGAACAGTTAGGAAACATTGCTTATAAAATGGGCTTGCAAGAAATTGTGAAGTTTGATAAATCAATGTTGGGTCGTCAAAGTGCAATGCATGCAGTTGGAGGAAATGCGCTAGAAGCATTGATAGGTGCGGTTTATCTTGATAAGGGGTATAAAAAAACAGTGAAGTTTATACACGAACGAATTGTAGATGCGCATTTAGATTTAATTGAGTTAGAAAAGTCAGAACTTAGCTATAAAGGGAAACTTCTTCAGTATGCGCAAAAAGTAAAAAGAGAAGTGAAATATGAAGTAGTAAAAGAGTTTAAATACAATGGCGAAACATATTTTGAAATATGTGTATGTATTGATAATGTTGAGTTTTCGAGAGAGGTTTTTAGCTCAAAAAAGAAAGCAGAAGAGTTAGCCAGTAAAAAAGCTTTTCTAAAAATATATGCGGAAGATGATGATAGTGCTATACAATGA
- the mce gene encoding methylmalonyl-CoA epimerase gives MKRIEHIGIAVKDIKSAITLYEQLLNTPCYKKEEVPTQGVITAFFKTGENKIELLAPTNSDSPIAKFIEKRGEGIHHYAFLVENIESEIERLKDEGFTLINETPVDGADNMKIAFLHPKSTLGNLIELCQPK, from the coding sequence ATGAAAAGGATAGAACATATCGGAATTGCGGTGAAAGACATTAAATCCGCCATCACCTTATACGAACAATTACTCAACACCCCATGTTATAAAAAAGAAGAAGTACCTACTCAAGGAGTGATAACTGCCTTTTTTAAAACCGGAGAAAACAAAATAGAACTCCTTGCACCTACCAATTCTGACAGTCCAATTGCTAAGTTTATTGAAAAACGTGGTGAAGGTATCCATCACTATGCATTTTTGGTGGAAAATATTGAAAGCGAAATCGAACGATTAAAAGATGAGGGTTTTACACTGATTAATGAAACACCTGTTGATGGTGCAGACAACATGAAAATTGCATTTCTTCATCCAAAATCTACTTTGGGGAACCTTATTGAGCTGTGTCAACCCAAGTAA